One Accipiter gentilis chromosome 11, bAccGen1.1, whole genome shotgun sequence DNA window includes the following coding sequences:
- the SLC38A4 gene encoding sodium-coupled neutral amino acid transporter 4, translating to MDRMELQKVNIELDDQSNSGESLEDNYTELVDSEKAAIRSPFASDDAESQKFLTNGYLGKKKLEEFNEEYHRGRASFGMSSFNLSNAIMGSGILGLSYAMANTGIILFVVLLLSVAILSLYSVHLLLKISKEGGSLIYEKLGEKAFGWPGKCGVFISVTMQNIGAMSSYLFIIKYELPEVIRAFMKLEESSGEWYVNGNYLVILVTVGVILPLSLLKSLGYLGYTSGFSLTCMVFFVSVVIFKKFQVPCPLPVMDHGVENWTATNNTVPMHLVMLPNESLGSGVNFMMDNTAGHLPGLEDPRDTSPKSGVEYEAHSDSSDMCQPKYFVFNSRTAYAIPILAFAFVCHPEVLPIYSELKDRSRKRMQNVSNISITGMLIMYLLAALFGYLTFYGEVEDELLHTYTRVYTFDTLLLSVRLAVLVAVTLTVPLVLFPIRSSISALLFPKRPFSWIRHFLIAAVILAFNNLLVIFVPTIKDIFGFIGASSATMLIFILPAAFYLRLVEKEPLRSPQKIGALIFLILGIIFMIVSMTLIVMDWIYNPPSSRHH from the exons ATGGATCGCATGGAGCTGCAAAAAGTCAACATCGAACTTGATGATCAGAGCAACAGTGGGGAAAGCCTCGAAGACAACTACACGGAGCTGGTTGATTCAGAAAAGGCTGCAATTAGGAG tCCATTTGCTAGCGATGATGCAGAAAGTCAGAAGTTCCTTACAAATGGATATCTGGgtaaaaagaaattggaagaatTTAATGAAGAATAT CACCGGGGCAGAGCTTCCTTTGGAATGTCATCGTTCAACCTCAGCAATGCCATTATGGGCAGCGGCATCTTAGGGCTTTCCTATGCCATGGCCAACACGGGAATTATCCTTTTCGT AGTTTTGCTGCTCAGCGTAGCAATACTGTCGCTCTACTCAGTCCACCTCTTACTGAAGATATCAAAAGAAGGAG gatcatTAATATATGAAAAGCTGGGAGAAAAGGCATTCGGCTGGCCTGGGAAGTGtggtgttttcatttcagttacaATGCAGAATATCGGAG caatgTCAAGCTACCtctttattattaaatatgaaCTTCCTGAAGTGATCAGAGCATTTATGAAACTTGAGGAGAGTTCTGG GGAGTGGTATGTAAATGGGAACTACCTCGTAATACTCGTAACAGTTGGGGtaattcttcccctctcccttctaaAAAGCTTAG GTTATCTTGGTTATACGAGCGGTTTTTCGCTGACCTGTATGGTTTTCTTTGTCAGTGTG GTAATCTTCAAGAAATTCCAAGTACCCTGTCCTCTCCCCGTCATGGACCACGGGGTTGAAAACTGGACCGCCACCAACAACACAGTGCCAATGCACCTGGTCATGTTACCGAACGAGTCTCTCGGTTCTGGTGTGAATTTCATGATGGACAACACAGCTGGGCACTTGCCGGGCCTTGAGGATCCAAGAGACACCTCACCCAAAAGTGGTGTAGAATATGAAGCACACAGTGACAGTAGTGACATGTGTCAGCCAAAATACTTTGTGTTCAACTCACGG ACTGCCTATGCAATACCCATCCTGGCATTTGCATTCGTATGCCACCCTGAGGTGCTACCAATATACAGTGAACTGAAAGA TCGCTCCCGAAAGCGGATGCAGAATGTCTCAAATATCTCCATCACTGGCATGCTTATCATGTATCTTCTGGCTGCCCTCTTTGGATACCTTACCTTCTACG GAGAAGTTGAAGATGAGCTACTTCATACGTACACCAGAGTGTACACCTTCGACACCCTCTTGCTGTCAGTTCGCCTGGCAGTGCTGGTGGCTGTAACCCTGACTGTGCCCCTTGTCCTTTTCCCC ATCCGTTCATCTATCAGTGCGttgctgtttcccaaaaggccGTTCAGCTGGATAAGACATTTCCTGATTGCAGCAGTAATTCTTGCTTTTAATAACCTGCTTGTAATTTTTGTCCCGACTATTAAAGACATCTTTGGATTTATTG GCGCCTCTTCTGCTACGATGCTGATTTTCATCCTCCCCGCTGCCTTCTACCTGCGGCTCGTTGAGAAGGAGCCCCTGAGGTCTCCCCAGAAGATCGGG GCTCTAATTTTTCTCATACTTGGCATAATCTTCATGATTGTGAGTATGACTCTTATTGTAATGGACTGGATTTACAATCCCCCAAGCTCCAGACATCACTAA